The proteins below come from a single Myxocyprinus asiaticus isolate MX2 ecotype Aquarium Trade chromosome 28, UBuf_Myxa_2, whole genome shotgun sequence genomic window:
- the LOC127418731 gene encoding actin remodeling regulator NHS-like, with the protein MPFAKRIVEPHLLCRRTDTDEEGLHFQDLCTISNVALSRTLRQLSDLAKHACSLFQDLEHELIFTNQRVWALRDKINRIQTTTDALDPKQEAVPVSNLDVESKLSGHYQAPWHLQRNVFLPSTRPTCVEELHRNAKQSLRALYRDQQQRQEASERERRVTISISMTPPVPTYPSPRTLRRQEQRERHLTTERTERDIETQTTQTQFQSTRSSPTECCHFSPWSKKVTHPVESDSEVVGLGHWPKCPIPNVPSTLDKQTNWPGVLPLPTPEEKMKTDSQVITSCIVPINVTGVGFDREASVRCSLVHSQSVLQRRRKLRRRKTITGIPRRVQQDLDSDESPVARERTVIVHTNPDICQGDTLSHLNTKDSGCQTEEFLIVGAAPSRRRIRAQRVQGVTVTHSHSTGNISSLPDSSDAMFTTSVGSRLRSRSLPREGGQLVDEDHEDSDDNDDEEELSPFEAEDFLPVPGEHILKDDEESTDDQAVPESQHAVGAECDWMERGRSRLTQKADMGICEISSSSDTFSSPIHSVSNAGVLTSQMDHKEDHQSSSGNWSGSSSTCPSQTSETIPPAASPPLTGSSHCDSELSLNAATNPNEDSTGFVIDSYPGSQGLCSHRTGSFTSTVTDMLDDAGVSIASECEWSYPHYRPNMPCHPDFSPEHSREENSLECPSFASIVTFESLTDRPPSEKADTASHYSVDAEGYYTSMHFDCGLKGSKSFTYNYASVDQQQAEYGLQANTLGRHSLSLRKPKLKPSPPKRSSSLKKISSHVGPSADRNEPKIAGSHNKSTSSGDKTQHIGLNGSSSQLESEEPLGAWGVESSMEIPDVALFGSTETHSFKDEGAVQSEYADLWLLNDLKSNDPYRSLSSSSTATGTTVIECIKSQESSESKASQSASRATTPSLPSMENEFRLPSPEKLVCLASPSSGYSSQSETPTSSLPSAFFPNAHPMSPTSGKRKPKVPERKSSLASLLKYSSKRDLELPIIPPTHLNLSALPNACKPAIHKKQTNILNQRKQKATVETKGESLASSVSNDEPAITGPLAITPKVLCSVQLRSVGKSRDGSHDRLSIDTATRPKCPTVTINTLPTHNNPHETRKPPPYRTLLTEPPSQDNCDSLFTPVDGLAAKNIASHFGGNRYDRLAPSPLRSMTAFRSQPEQVNMDEVTSVILENSASQEGKVADEVGTSKNIFPQNNLEIEQNQPLRSEPNEGSPSLLLTPGQNGIAMRSDSLDQVPDIIYQTFKKSQAYPIIGAVNHGEQSVTSGVPTRSASMESVEESSTPDTEDYFSKESTPSDSTVSPLTDESKTDDDSVFISPSKTRTTEDLFAMIHRSKRKMLGRKDSGDMTLRSHSSGVSGNGPATNPATSPSTPTMPTNSTTQIVSQRAPGQIFRSAKKSSTSNEEFKLLLLKKGSRSESSYRMSATEILKSPIAPKSPGELLMEGSRPLEEPLSPLQQQFLEGSPEQIHSPFPKTYAEGFTTKAFSTSASSRQGRSRMPPAASSSRYSTRSRLYTAPMQAISEGETENSDGSPHDDRSS; encoded by the exons CAGTGTCTAATCTGGACGTTGAGAGTAAGCTGAGTGGACATTATCAGGCTCCGTGGCACCTGCAGAGAAATGTATTCCTGCCGTCAACCCGACCCACATGCGTGGAAGAGCTGCATCGAAACGCCAAACAGAGCCTGCGGGCACTGTACAGAG ATCAGCAGCAGAGACAGGAAGCCAGTGAGAGAGAGCGGAGAGTGACGATCTCCATCTCCATGACTCCGCCAGTGCCCACCTACCCATCACCACGCACGCTCAGGAGacaagaacagagagagagacatttgaCAACG GAAAGGACTGAGAGGGACATAGAAACACagacaacacaaacacag TTTCAAAGCACCCGGTCCTCCCCTACTGAATGTTGTCATTTCTCTCCATGGAGCAAAAAG GTTACTCATCCAGTCGAGTCAGATTCAGAGGTGGTGGGTCTAGGCCACTGGCCAAAGTGCCCAATCCCAAACGTGCCCTCAACGCTGGACAAGCAGACCAACTGGCCTGGAGTCTTGCCATTGCCCACTCCAGAGGAGAAGATGAAGACTGACTCTCAAGTCATCACCTCATGCATCGTTCCCATTAATGTAACAG GGGTTGGGTTTGACAGAGAGGCCAGTGTGCGATGCTCACTAGTCCACTCGCAATCCGTGCTTCAAAGGCGGAGGAAGCTAAGGAGACGGAAAACCATCACTGGCATTCCCAGACGAGTCCAACAAGATCTGG ACTCCGACGAGTCTCCAGTAGCCAGAGAACGTACAGTGATAGTCCACACCAACCCTGATATTTGCCAGGGGGATACACTTTCTCATCTCAACACCAAGGACTCTGGCTGCCAGACAGAGGAATTCCTAATTGTTGGAGCTGCACCTTCGCGTAGACGGATCAGAGCACAGAGGGTGCAGGGGGTGACTGTGACACATTCCCATTCCACGGGGAATATATCCTCACTGCCTGACAGCTCAGACGCAATGTTTACCACCTCAGTGGGCTCCCGTCTGCGCTCCCGAAGCCTCCCACGAGAAGGAGGGCAACTAGTGGACGAAGATCATGAAGAcagtgatgataatgatgatgaggAAGAACTCTCCCCGTTTGAGGCTGAGGACTTCCTACCAGTCCCAGGGGAACATATTCTAAAAGATGATGAAGAAAGTACTGATGATCAAGCAGTCCCAGAAAGCCAGCATGCTGTAGGTGCAGAGTGTGACTGGATGGAGAGGGGTCGATCCCGCCTGACTCAGAAAGCTGACATGGGCATATGTGAGATTTCCTCCAGTTCTGACACATTTAGTAGCCCCATCCACTCCGTTTCCAATGCTGGCGTGCTGACTAGCCAGATGGACCACAAGGAGGATCACCAGTCATCAAGTGGCAACTGGAGTGGTAGTAGCTCTACATGTCCCTCCCAAACATCAGAGACCATTCCACCGGCAGCCTCACCCCCACTCACTGGATCATCACACTGTGATTCAGAACTGTCATTAAATGCCGCTACCAATCCTAATGAAGATTCTACAGGCTTTGTGATTGATTCGTATCCTGGATCGCAAGGCCTCTGTAGCCATAGGACAGGTTCATTCACCTCCACCGTAACTGACATGCTTGATGATGCTGGAGTCAGCATTGCCAGTGAGTGTGAGTGGAGCTATCCACACTACAGGCCCAACATGCCTTGCCACCCAGACTTCAGTCCTGAGCACTCAAGGGAAGAAAACAGCCTAGAATGTCCCAGCTTTGCTAGCATAGTTACTTTCGAGAGTTTAACAGATAGGCCACCTTCTGAAAAGGCTGACACCGCTTCACACTATTCTGTAGATGCTGAGGGCTACTATACCTCCATGCACTTTGACTGTGGTCTTAAAGGTAGCAAAAGCTTCACGTATAACTATGCATCTGTAGACCAGCAACAGGCAGAATATGGACTTCAAGCAAACACACTTGGGAGACATAGTCTCTCTCTAAGGAAACCAAAGTTGAAGCCATCCCCACCAAAACGCAGCTCATCCTTGAAGAAAATAAGCAGTCATGTTGGACCTTCTGCTGACAGGAATGAACCAAAGATAGCTGGTAGTCATAACAAATCAACGTCTTCCGGGGACAAAACACAGCATATAGGGTTAAATGGGTCCTCAAGTCAACTGGAGAGTGAGGAGCCACTGGGGGCTTGGGGTGTTGAGAGTTCTATGGAGATTCCAGATGTTGCTTTATTTGGCTCCACAGAAACACATTCTTTCAAGGATGAGGGAGCAGTACagtcagaatatgcagacctctGGCTTCTTAATGATTTGAAATCCAATGATCCTTACAGATCTTTGTCCAGTTCCAGCACAGCTACGGGTACCACTGTCATTGAATGCATTAAGTCACAGGAGAGCTCAGAATCCAAGGCTTCCCAGTCTGCATCCAGGGCTACCACTCCTTCACTACCATCAATGGAAAATGAATTTAGATTGCCTTCACCAGAGAAGCTGGTATGTCTAGCATCACCCTCCAGTGGCTACTCAAGCCAGTCAGAAACACCAACATCTTCTCTACCATCGGCTTTCTTCCCAAATGCTCACCCAATGTCCCCCACCAGTGGCAAGAGGAAACCCAAAGTTCCAGAAAGGAAGTCCTCACTTGCTTCATTGCTGAAGTATTCATCCAAGAGGGACCTTGAACTACCTATCATACCTCCCACCCACCTTAACCTAAGTGCCCTTCCCAATGCCTGCAAGCCTGCAATTCACAAAAAACAGACAAATATCCTAAATCAGAGAAAGCAGAAAGCTACAGTAGAAACTAAGGGTGAGAGTCTGGCCAGTTCTGTTTCAAATGATGAGCCAGCAATCACTGGTCCTTTGGCCATCACGCCTAAGGTACTTTGTTCTGTTCAGCTACGTTCAGTTGGCAAATCCAGAGATGGTAGCCACGATCGTCTTAGCATTGATACTGCCACTAGGCCTAAGTGTCCCACTGTGACTATCAACACCTTACCAACTCACAATAATCCCCATGAAACTAGGAAACCCCCTCCATATAGAACACTTCTCACAGAACCACCCTCTCAGGACAATTGTGATTCACTGTTTACCCCAGTAGATGGACTAGCTGCTAAGAATATAGCAAGCCATTTTGGTGGAAATAGATATGATAGACTAGCCCCATCACCTCTTCGGAGCATGACTGCTTTTAGGTCCCAGCCTGAGCAGGTGAACATGGATGAAGTCACATCAGTCATATTAGAGAATTCCGCAAGTCAAGAAGGTAAAGTTGCAGATGAAGTGGGCACCTCAAAGAATATCTTTCCCCAGAACAATCTAGAAATAGAGCAAAACCAGCCATTGAGATCTGAACCAAATGAAGGAAGCCCTTCACTGCTTCTCACACCTGGTCAGAATGGAATAGCAATGAGGTCAGACAGTCTTGACCAAGTGCCTGATATTATctatcaaacatttaaaaaatcacaaGCTTATCCAATCATTGGTGCTGTTAACCATGGAGAACAATCTGTAACATCAGGTGTTCCAACCAGAAGTGCCTCAATGGAATCTGTAGAGGAAAGTTCAACACCGGACACAGAGGACTATTTTAGCAAAG AGTCCACACCGAGCGATTCAACTGTGTCCCCTCTAACAGATGAATCAAAAACTGATGATGATAGTGTTTTCATTTCACCAAGTAAAACTCGCACAACAGAGGATCTCTTTGCCATGATTCACAG GTCAAAAAGAAAAATGCTGGGCAGGAAAGATTCTGGAGACATGACATTACGGAGCCATTCAAGTGGTGTTTCTGGGAATGGCCCTGCTACCAATCCTGCAACCTCTCCTAGCACCCCAACCATGCCCACAAATTCAACTACACAAATTGTGTCCCAGAGAGCCCCAGGTCAAATTTTCAGGAGTGCCAAAAAGTCTAGTACCTCGAATGAAGAGTTCAAATTGCTGCTGTTGAAAAAGGGAAGTCGCTCCGAGTCCAGTTACCGCATGTCAGCTACAGAGATCCTAAAGAGTCCCATTGCACCCAAAAGCCCTGGTGAGCTCTTGATGGAGGGTTCCAGACCACTTGAGGAGCCACTCTCTCCTTTACAACAACAATTTCTAGAGGGATCACCTGAACAAATCCACAGCCCCTTTCCAAAAACATATGCCGAGGGCTTCACCACAAAAGCTTTTTCCACATCTGCCTCATCTCGACAAGGCCGATCAAGGATGCCACCAGCTGCAAGCAGTAGCCGCTACAGTACACGTAGTCGGCTGTACACAGCTCCCATGCAGGCCATATCAGAAGGGGAAACAGAAAACTCAGATGGTAGCCCACATGACGACCGTTCCTCCTGA